Proteins encoded by one window of Salvia splendens isolate huo1 chromosome 14, SspV2, whole genome shotgun sequence:
- the LOC121765656 gene encoding uncharacterized protein LOC121765656: protein MDDELRGVLSILNGGDEQFDLYSSVTDFKQNLGEEALIHEELVGGWVLYEKMLSQFKRIISLFRSIASSSNGLLDLPCLMQFWRVVKVEGSHHYLSCSHLPFYVGSLHKGLCRLRKLCIDQQYVAGGDDEQQLGGVGRVHRKMLPESTPDLRLYSTHEFPMRDEAARCGFRDYMALPLFDSHTYEYYGVLEIFQRYNLIHKMNDLLSMLDGALQYAGLRSNHKSIAITKEKRHPGSEISEVLELAMDTIPRIHLAQVWIPCKKQCVNISTNLCCMEMVSFMHSQTKIFNSWSHIDYDMHDYLEACEFHKLQIDLHSFHSTVCGLTISENSMAHYVQRARMSHCITVSHRSNDNNLYYVIQFFLRPKYTRDDHSLHLLLRLLKINLKSVSVMFVSGKSLLEEYVRLDAIECESIDSFCLIKSYKQNLLELDMTTYLKTVDSCRLKPSSAGTDKGLVFCLPAEQSVCKVHVESYSLLVKEKMEGLMEKIATESWKHNNWIVQFWAPKMENDRCCLKTSDQPYAVGCLAKGVASFRKQCMENYYFVDNKAKQDELGPPGRVFTFKHPEISPDLFYYTTEEFPIRNFVVLSFNRGYLALPVFEDEGIGNHKIVGVLEFIGFYNSDLPIIEELMEATKLCSTHIDYHSGFLANKPVNIFNGVEKGLREIRNILFLNHRVIPQLYMANVWVPTGDCGSTTNSNRNCMELTFSTNYMMEPMATYSVHGIHVQARKGMIGMALASENKSCFCPNLSEFSIVDHPMSHYDMRDRREVCFAICLQSSDSGNLVYVMEFFLYQGPATHMYVGSFLSLLLPILKHGLRSFKMACGKQLGEELVVEVIEFSDSNKLDSSELEPACVYPVIFKSVQYNQKGCHHTEVQQPNEYHHIEEEQHAEECNEEQQQNVYHHAEEEQLAKECPVDNSHFSTREREKRKSSLNLSAEVLESHFGKKLKDVAKELGVGRSTIKRACREHGIRRWPNRIEHKTNRSLFEEESAADSEQDMLPSTDNLHTLDNMTQINTGSADKVIIKVKYKEDIIKFELSLSLLGLAKLSEEVAMSLNLEIGSFKLKYMDEVGDEIVSNLI, encoded by the exons ATGGATGATGAACTCAGAGGTGTGTTGTCAATCTTAAACGGAGGAGACGAACAGTTTGACCTGTATTCTTCAGTAACAGATTTCAAGCAGAATTTGGGTGAGGAGGCTTTGATACATGAGGAATTAGTAGGAGGATGGGTTTTGTATGAGAAAATGTTAAGCCAATTCAAAAGAATCATATCTCTGTTCAGATCCATTGCATCTTCAAGCAATGGGTTGTTGGACCTCCCTTGTTTGATGCAATTTTGGAGAGTCGTGAAAGTGGAAGGGAGCCATCACTACCTCTCTTGTTCACACCTCCCTTTTTATGTTGGAAGTCTACACAAGGGATTATGTAGGCTGAGGAAGCTATGTATCGATCAGCAGTATGTCGCCGGAGGAGATGACGAGCAGCAGCTTGGAGGCGTGGGACGGGTTCATCGGAAGATGCTACCCGAATCCACACCGGATCTGAGACTATACTCCACCCATGAATTTCCGATGCGGGATGAAGCTGCTCGCTGCGGCTTCAGAGATTACATGGCACTGCCTCTATTTGATTCCCACACATATGAATACTACGGTGTGTTGGAGATCTTTCAAAGATATAATCTTATCCATAAGATGAATGATTTACTATCTATGCTGGATGGAGCACTGCAG TACGCAGGGTTGAGGTCCAATCACAAATCcattgctattacaaaagaaaag AGGCATCCTGGAAGTGAAATATCAGAGGTACTTGAATTGGCTATGGATACAATCCCGCGAATACATCTGGCACAAGTTTGGATCCCTTGTAAgaagcaatgtgttaacatcTCCACCAACTTATGCTGCATGGAGATGGTATCCTTCATGCATTCTCAAACTAAGATATTCAATTCGTGGTCTCATATTGATTATGATATGCATGACTATCTTGAAGCTTGTGAATTTCACAAGCTTCAAATAGATCTTCACAGTTTCCATTCAACTGTATGTGGTCTCACTATATCTGAAAATTCGATGGCCCACTATGTCCAACGGGCTAGGATGTCCCATTGTATTACAGTTTCTCATCGGAGCAACGACAATAACTTGTACTACGTCATTCAATTTTTTCTTCGACCAAAGTATACACGCGATGATCATTCTCTACACTTGCTGTTAAGGCTACTGAAGATCAATCTCAAGAGTGTGAGTGTAATGTTTGTATCAGGAAAATCACTTCTAGAGGAATATGTAAGGCTTGATGCAATTGAATGCGAGTCAATTGATAGTTTCTGTTTGATCAAGTCTTACAAGCAAAACCTTTTGGAGTTGGACATGACAACATACTTGAAGACGGTCGATTCATGTCGCCTAAAACCTTCCTCTGCGGGTACCGACAAAGGATTAGTTTTTTGCTTGCCAGCGGAACAAAGCGTATGCAAAGTGCATGTTGAAAGTTACTCGTTGTTGGTCAAGGAGAAGATGGAAGGTTTAATGGAGAAAATAGCAACAGAATCTTGGAAACACAATAATTGGATAGTCCAATTTTGGGCGCCCAAAATGGAGAATGATAGGTGTTGTCTGAAAACTTCAGATCAACCTTATGCTGTTGGCTGTCTTGCAAAGGGTGTAGCTTCCTTTAGGAAACAATGTATGGAAAATTACTATTTTGTTGACAACAAAGCCAAACAAGATGAACTCGGACCCCCTGGACGTGTCTTCACATTCAAACATCCTGAAATTAGCCCTGACCTCTTCTACTACACTACTGAAGAATTTCCGATAAGAAACTTTGTTGTGCTTTCTTTCAATCGTGGATACTTGGCTTTACCCGTATTTGAGGATGAAGGTATAGGAAATCACAAGATTGTGGGTGTGCTAGAGTTCATAGGATTTTATAATTCTGACCTTCCAATCATCGAAGAACTAATGGAG GCAACCAAACTATGCTCGACTCACATAGACTACCACTCGGGATTCTTAGCAAATAAACCTGTCAAT ATTTTCAATGGCGTGGAAAAAGGTTTGAGAGAAATCCGTAATATCCTTTTCCTAAACCACCGCGTCATTCCCCAACTCTATATGGCAAACGTTTGGGTTCCTACGGGAGATTGTGGTAGTACTACTAATAGTAACAGGAATTGCATGGAGCTGACATTCTCTACTAATTATATGATGGAACCTATGGCTACATATTCAGTTCACGGGATTCATGTTCAAGCTAGAAAAGGGATGATTGGGATGGCATTGGCATCTGAAAACAAATCATGTTTTTGTCCAAATTTAAGTGAATTTAGCATAGTTGACCACCCCATGTCACACTATGACATGAGGGATCGACGTGAAGTTTGTTTTGCAATTTGTTTGCAAAGTTCAGATAGCGGTAACCTTGTTTATGTTATGGAGTTCTTTCTCTACCAAGGTCCTGCAACACATATGTATGTTGGGTCCTTCTTGAGCCTTCTATTGCCAATACTAAAGCATGGATTAAGATCATTTAAGATGGCATGTGGAAAGCAACTTGGAGAAGAACTGGTGGTTGAAGTTATTGAATTTTCTGATTCAAACAAACTTGATTCCTCTGAATTAGAGCCTGCGTGTGTGTATCCAGTCATATTTAAAAGTGTGCAGTATAATCAAAAGGGGTGCCATCACACTGAAGTACAACAACCGAATGAGTATCATCATATCGAAGAAGAACAACACGCAGAAGAATGCAATGAAGAACAACAACAAAATGTGTACCACCATGCCGAAGAAGAACAACTCGCCAAAGAATGCCCCGTTGATAACTCACATTTCAGTACAcgagaaagagagaagagaaaatcCTCCCTCAATCTTAGCGCTGAGGTTCTCGAATCACATTTTGGGAAGAAGCTAAAAGAT GTTGCAAAAGAGCTCGGTG TTGGAAGGTCAACAATAAAGCGTGCGTGCAGGGAACATGGCATTCGGAGGTGGCCAAATAGGATAGAACACAAGACAAATCGTTCCctttttgaagaagaaagtgCTGCAGATTCAGAGCAAGACATGTTGCCATCAACCGACAATCTTCATACATTAGATAATATGACACAAATAAACACAGGAAGCGCAGACAAGGTGATTATAAAGGTGAAGTATAAAGaagatataataaaatttgagttgTCTCTATCATTATTAGGATTGGCAAAGCTTAGTGAAGAAGTGGCGATGAGTCTAAATCTGGAGATAGGTAGTTTCAAGTTGAAATACATGGATGAAGTTGGAGATGAGATTGtaagtaatttaatttaa